One Bombus huntii isolate Logan2020A chromosome 12, iyBomHunt1.1, whole genome shotgun sequence DNA segment encodes these proteins:
- the LOC126871868 gene encoding histone H4 transcription factor-like — MAEFGKKLITSKDVQKWCNDWVELQKNFTYTDEPQCKRRHTDDDDSYNTDSEFDSVSECGTKRRVGFPLKREIYHLSCEWTSCKYETNHVERFVKHVATHVSDLNTRTNEKEIGVYICQWTGCLYESDDPDEISRHVNYHAYHTKLKCIGSNVRTRIKLPKCRRDPEWKNVVDLPAPLLCRWEECLKHFRNYQLYLYHVAVHIEEGPRGNKIEGGVKCKWTGCGSLYPNLYKLRNHIRHHTKEKIVACPDCGATFASNTKFHIHCKRQIPIDVQGFQCSHCNKFYPTEGILRDHMRMHVFNYKCTLCDMSCDSPANLAKHVRYRHVSTRSFPCQLCNHAAKSQQDLDTHMTVHTKGPNFSCHFEGCQYKCKGAYTLDRHIERVHTMQVRWYCCHECPVKYRKSYRLTRHLIETHQLQLPSGHTRFQYSHDEDGCYRLQMFRYEAVEEETNPSINHLKLQNKKFKIKLNKDASVPQIQVFEDLDENEEENEDNEVQEMSGEKNDEGKSMPVISNILITIDETDAEGNIIRSKVVEAQETMELPPTEGSPLILT, encoded by the exons ATGGCAGAATTTGGAAAGAAACTAATCACTAGTAAAGATGTACAGAAATGGTGTAACGATTGGGTAGAATTGCAAAAAAATTTTACATATACAGATGAACCGCAATGTAAGAGAAGACATACAGACGACGACGATAGTTATAATACTGATTCCGAGTTTGATTCCGTATCAGAATGTGGAACAAAAAGAAGGGTTGGTTTCCCGCTGAAACGTGAAATTTATCATCTGTCATGTGAATGGACGAGCTGTAAATATGAAACCAATCACGTCGAGAGATTCGTAAAGCACGTGGCCACGCACGTGTCTGATTTAAATACGCGGACCAATGAGAAAGAAATCGGTGTTTACATATGTCAATGGACTGGCTGTTTGTATGAGAGTGATGATCCCGATGAGATCTCTAGGCATGTTAATTACCATGCCTATCATACTAAATTGAAATGCATCGGATCAAATGTTCGCACCAGAATTAAATTACCT aaatgTCGTAGAGATCCCGAATGGAAAAATGTTGTGGATCTTCCAGCGCCACTTCTTTGCCGTTGGGAAGAATGTCTGAAACACTTCAGAAATTATCAGTTATATTTGTATCATGTGGCTGTTCACATCGAGGAAGGCCCCAGAGGTAATAAAATTGAAGGAGGTGTAAAATGTAAGTGGACAGGTTGTGGCAGCTTATATCCCAATTTATACAAATTGAGGAATCATATCAGGCATCATACAAAAGAAAAGATCGTTGCTTGCCCTGATTGTGGTGCTACTTTTGCTTCTAATACAAAATTCCATATACATTGCAAACGGCAAATTCCAATTGATG ttCAGGGATTCCAGTGCTCCCATTGTAATAAGTTTTATCCAACTGAAGGAATTTTGAGAGATCATATGCGAATGCATGTTTTCAATTATAAATGCACACTTTGTGATATGAGTTGTGACTCACCAGCCAATTTAGCCAAACATGTTAGATATCGGCATGTCTCTACCAGGAGTTTCCCTTGTCAGCTCTGCAATCATGCTGCCAAATCTCAACAGGATCTAGATACACACATGACAGTTCACACAAAAGGACCTAACTTTTCGTGCCATTTTGAAGGATGCCAATATAAATGCAAGGGCGCATATACTCTTGATAG gCACATCGAACGAGTTCACACTATGCAGGTGCGATGGTATTGCTGTCATGAATGTCCagtaaaatatagaaaaagcTATAGACTAACGAGACATTTAATTGAGACGCATCAATTGCAATTACCTAGTGGTCATACACGATTCCAATACAGTCACGATGAAGATGGATGTTACAGATTACAAATGTTCAGATATGAAGCTGTTGAAGAAGAAACAAATCCTTCTATTAACCACctaaaattgcaaaataaaaaatttaaaatcaaattaaataaagatgCCAGTGTGCCTCAAATTCAG GTTTTTGAAGATTTGGATGAAAATGAAGAGGAAAATGAAGATAACGAAGTGCAAGAAATGTCAGGGGAGAAAAATGATGAAGGAAAATCTATGCCGGTGATATCGAATATTCTGATAACGATCGATGAAACTGATGCCGAGGGAAATATAATTAGAAGTAAAGTTGTGGAAGCGCAAGAAACTATGGAATTGCCACCCACCGAAGGATCACCATTaattttaacataa
- the LOC126871873 gene encoding uncharacterized protein LOC126871873 isoform X2 codes for MYLNSVAKLNALRKKPQPPRHNDQKGEDEEKKMQKNNKEILEDSNKIRTTRKVEKQKANRNTRGKRNTTSHQSARQRQKRNAWQTDNEADSDLEIISIEGKPKSPENDLFVIESGTQENSHSIETENYEINIKILWRSKDIHRLNICKNENFRQIFEYFADLEQVSVDEILITKKDVTIKQTDTPASINLSVIDILEGGIVKGDSTDTMPRKDTNNENVCAIKIQTTGKKNLTVSVKRDNDFKILLEKCARKFDVKESKIKLYFDGELIAATDTPASLDIEDEACFDLRLSS; via the exons atgtacTTAAATTCTGTTGCAAAGTTAAATG CCTTAAGGAAAAAGCCGCAACCACCACGACATAACGACCAAAAGGGGGAGGATGAGGagaagaaaatgcaaaaaaataacaaaga AATTCTAGAAGACTCCAACAAAATTAGAACAAcaagaaaagtagaaaaacAAAAAGCAAATCGTAATACAAGAGGTAAAAGAAACACTACTAGTCATCAATCGGCAAGACAAAGACAA aaaagaaATGCATGGCAGACTGACAATGAGGCAGATTCAGATCTAGAAATCATTTCTATAGAAGGAAAACCAAAATCACctgaaaatgatttatttgtaattgaaaGTGGTACACAAGAGAATTCACATTCTATTGAGACTgagaattatgaaataaacattaaaatcCTTTGGCGATCAAAGGACATACatcgtttgaatatttgtAAG AATGAAAACTTTCgacaaatttttgaatattttgctGATTTAGAACAAGTATCTGtagatgaaattttaataacaaaaaaagatGTAACTATTAAACAAACTGATACACCAGCATCCATAAATTTGTCTGTAATAGACATACTCG AGGGAGGCATTGTTAAGGGGGACAGTACAGACACTATGCCTCGAAAAGACACGAACAATGAAAACGTTTGtgcaataaaaatacaaacaaCAGGCAAGAAAAATCTAACTGTTTCTGTTAAACGAGATAatgattttaaaattttattagagAAATGTGCTCGAAAATTTGATGTCAAGGaatcaaaaattaaattgtattttgATGGTGAATTAATTGCGGCTACAGATACACCCGCTTCATTAGATATAGAAGACGAAGCTTGTTTTGATCTTCGATTATCTTCCTAG
- the LOC126871873 gene encoding uncharacterized protein LOC126871873 isoform X3, with the protein MQKNNKEILEDSNKIRTTRKVEKQKANRNTRGKRNTTSHQSARQRQKRNAWQTDNEADSDLEIISIEGKPKSPENDLFVIESGTQENSHSIETENYEINIKILWRSKDIHRLNICKNENFRQIFEYFADLEQVSVDEILITKKDVTIKQTDTPASINLSVIDILEGGIVKGDSTDTMPRKDTNNENVCAIKIQTTGKKNLTVSVKRDNDFKILLEKCARKFDVKESKIKLYFDGELIAATDTPASLDIEDEACFDLRLSS; encoded by the exons atgcaaaaaaataacaaaga AATTCTAGAAGACTCCAACAAAATTAGAACAAcaagaaaagtagaaaaacAAAAAGCAAATCGTAATACAAGAGGTAAAAGAAACACTACTAGTCATCAATCGGCAAGACAAAGACAA aaaagaaATGCATGGCAGACTGACAATGAGGCAGATTCAGATCTAGAAATCATTTCTATAGAAGGAAAACCAAAATCACctgaaaatgatttatttgtaattgaaaGTGGTACACAAGAGAATTCACATTCTATTGAGACTgagaattatgaaataaacattaaaatcCTTTGGCGATCAAAGGACATACatcgtttgaatatttgtAAG AATGAAAACTTTCgacaaatttttgaatattttgctGATTTAGAACAAGTATCTGtagatgaaattttaataacaaaaaaagatGTAACTATTAAACAAACTGATACACCAGCATCCATAAATTTGTCTGTAATAGACATACTCG AGGGAGGCATTGTTAAGGGGGACAGTACAGACACTATGCCTCGAAAAGACACGAACAATGAAAACGTTTGtgcaataaaaatacaaacaaCAGGCAAGAAAAATCTAACTGTTTCTGTTAAACGAGATAatgattttaaaattttattagagAAATGTGCTCGAAAATTTGATGTCAAGGaatcaaaaattaaattgtattttgATGGTGAATTAATTGCGGCTACAGATACACCCGCTTCATTAGATATAGAAGACGAAGCTTGTTTTGATCTTCGATTATCTTCCTAG
- the LOC126871873 gene encoding uncharacterized protein LOC126871873 isoform X1 yields the protein METFQLGSSSDDDDDMYLNSVAKLNALRKKPQPPRHNDQKGEDEEKKMQKNNKEILEDSNKIRTTRKVEKQKANRNTRGKRNTTSHQSARQRQKRNAWQTDNEADSDLEIISIEGKPKSPENDLFVIESGTQENSHSIETENYEINIKILWRSKDIHRLNICKNENFRQIFEYFADLEQVSVDEILITKKDVTIKQTDTPASINLSVIDILEGGIVKGDSTDTMPRKDTNNENVCAIKIQTTGKKNLTVSVKRDNDFKILLEKCARKFDVKESKIKLYFDGELIAATDTPASLDIEDEACFDLRLSS from the exons ATGGAAACATTTCAATTAGGAAGTTCATccgacgatgatgatgatatgtacTTAAATTCTGTTGCAAAGTTAAATG CCTTAAGGAAAAAGCCGCAACCACCACGACATAACGACCAAAAGGGGGAGGATGAGGagaagaaaatgcaaaaaaataacaaaga AATTCTAGAAGACTCCAACAAAATTAGAACAAcaagaaaagtagaaaaacAAAAAGCAAATCGTAATACAAGAGGTAAAAGAAACACTACTAGTCATCAATCGGCAAGACAAAGACAA aaaagaaATGCATGGCAGACTGACAATGAGGCAGATTCAGATCTAGAAATCATTTCTATAGAAGGAAAACCAAAATCACctgaaaatgatttatttgtaattgaaaGTGGTACACAAGAGAATTCACATTCTATTGAGACTgagaattatgaaataaacattaaaatcCTTTGGCGATCAAAGGACATACatcgtttgaatatttgtAAG AATGAAAACTTTCgacaaatttttgaatattttgctGATTTAGAACAAGTATCTGtagatgaaattttaataacaaaaaaagatGTAACTATTAAACAAACTGATACACCAGCATCCATAAATTTGTCTGTAATAGACATACTCG AGGGAGGCATTGTTAAGGGGGACAGTACAGACACTATGCCTCGAAAAGACACGAACAATGAAAACGTTTGtgcaataaaaatacaaacaaCAGGCAAGAAAAATCTAACTGTTTCTGTTAAACGAGATAatgattttaaaattttattagagAAATGTGCTCGAAAATTTGATGTCAAGGaatcaaaaattaaattgtattttgATGGTGAATTAATTGCGGCTACAGATACACCCGCTTCATTAGATATAGAAGACGAAGCTTGTTTTGATCTTCGATTATCTTCCTAG
- the LOC126871872 gene encoding mitochondrial glutamate carrier 1-like isoform X1 yields the protein MIRTAFCQRNSVSDHYHDHDHSPFSIVSMEKDSVKKVPDQFKLLPKIINGGIAGIIGVSVVFPLDLVKTRLQNQVIGPSGERMYKSMFDCFKKTYIAEGYFGMYKGSGVNILLITPEKAIKLTANDTFRYYLSTGPGQKLPLEREMLAGGLAGACQIIVTTPMELLKIQMQDAGRVAAAAKEAGKVVPKVSALSLTKDLLRKRGILGLYQGTGATALRDVTFSIIYFPLFARLNDVGPKREDGSSVFWCSFLSGCIAGSIAALSVNPFDVVKTRLQVIKKAPGEPTYDGVLDCITKTLKNEGPTAFFKGGACRMIVIAPLFGIAQTIYYLGVAEWLLGLK from the exons ATGATAAGAACTGCTTTTTGTCAACGAAATTCTGTGAGCGACCACTACCACGACCACGATCACTCTCCATTTTCAATCG ttTCAATGGAAAAGGACAGCGTGAAAAAAGTTCCAGATCAATTTAA ACTTCTTccaaaaattataaatggcGGGATCGCAGGTATCATCGGTGTCTCTGTGGTATTCCCACTGGACTTGGTTAAAACACGATTACAGAATCAAGTTATTGGCCCTAGTGGCGAACGAATGTACAAATCAAT GTTTGACTGCTTTAAGAAGACTTACATTGCCGAAGGCTACTTTGGCATGTATAAAGGATCTGGTGTGAACATTCTTTTAATCACACCAGAAAAGGCAATCAAACTCACTGCCAACGATACATTTCGTTATTACTTATCTACAGGGCCTGG acagaaactgccacTAGAACGTGAAATGCTTGCCGGTGGATTAGCTGGAGCATGTCAAATTATCGTCACAACACCGATGGAACTACTGAAAATCCAAATGCAAGATGCTGGACGAGTAGCGGCAGCAGCAAAGGAag CTGGGAAAGTTGTACCAAAGGTGTCGGCTTTATCATTAACGAAAGATTTATTGCGGAAAAGAGGCATTTTGGGACTTTATCAAGGTACTGGTGCAACAGCGCTTAGAGATGTcacattttctattatttactTCCCACTATTCGCTAGACTGAACGATGTTGGGCCAAAGAGAGAGGATGGTTCCT CCGTATTTTGGTGTTCGTTTTTGTCTGGCTGTATCGCTGGTTCTATAGCTGCATTATCCGTGAATCCGTTTGACGTAGTCAAAACAAGATTGCAAGTAATCAAAAAGGCACCCGGTGAACCAACATACGATGGTGTACTGGACTGCATAAC TAAAACATTGAAGAACGAAGGTCCAACTGCATTCTTCAAAGGTGGAGCGTGCAGAATGATCGTGATAGCACCCCTTTTCGGGATTGCACAAACCATTTACTACCTCGGCGTCGCAGAATGGCTATTGGGTCTTAAATGA
- the LOC126871872 gene encoding mitochondrial glutamate carrier 1-like isoform X2 produces the protein MEKDSVKKVPDQFKLLPKIINGGIAGIIGVSVVFPLDLVKTRLQNQVIGPSGERMYKSMFDCFKKTYIAEGYFGMYKGSGVNILLITPEKAIKLTANDTFRYYLSTGPGQKLPLEREMLAGGLAGACQIIVTTPMELLKIQMQDAGRVAAAAKEAGKVVPKVSALSLTKDLLRKRGILGLYQGTGATALRDVTFSIIYFPLFARLNDVGPKREDGSSVFWCSFLSGCIAGSIAALSVNPFDVVKTRLQVIKKAPGEPTYDGVLDCITKTLKNEGPTAFFKGGACRMIVIAPLFGIAQTIYYLGVAEWLLGLK, from the exons ATGGAAAAGGACAGCGTGAAAAAAGTTCCAGATCAATTTAA ACTTCTTccaaaaattataaatggcGGGATCGCAGGTATCATCGGTGTCTCTGTGGTATTCCCACTGGACTTGGTTAAAACACGATTACAGAATCAAGTTATTGGCCCTAGTGGCGAACGAATGTACAAATCAAT GTTTGACTGCTTTAAGAAGACTTACATTGCCGAAGGCTACTTTGGCATGTATAAAGGATCTGGTGTGAACATTCTTTTAATCACACCAGAAAAGGCAATCAAACTCACTGCCAACGATACATTTCGTTATTACTTATCTACAGGGCCTGG acagaaactgccacTAGAACGTGAAATGCTTGCCGGTGGATTAGCTGGAGCATGTCAAATTATCGTCACAACACCGATGGAACTACTGAAAATCCAAATGCAAGATGCTGGACGAGTAGCGGCAGCAGCAAAGGAag CTGGGAAAGTTGTACCAAAGGTGTCGGCTTTATCATTAACGAAAGATTTATTGCGGAAAAGAGGCATTTTGGGACTTTATCAAGGTACTGGTGCAACAGCGCTTAGAGATGTcacattttctattatttactTCCCACTATTCGCTAGACTGAACGATGTTGGGCCAAAGAGAGAGGATGGTTCCT CCGTATTTTGGTGTTCGTTTTTGTCTGGCTGTATCGCTGGTTCTATAGCTGCATTATCCGTGAATCCGTTTGACGTAGTCAAAACAAGATTGCAAGTAATCAAAAAGGCACCCGGTGAACCAACATACGATGGTGTACTGGACTGCATAAC TAAAACATTGAAGAACGAAGGTCCAACTGCATTCTTCAAAGGTGGAGCGTGCAGAATGATCGTGATAGCACCCCTTTTCGGGATTGCACAAACCATTTACTACCTCGGCGTCGCAGAATGGCTATTGGGTCTTAAATGA
- the LOC126871872 gene encoding mitochondrial glutamate carrier 1-like isoform X3 → MYKSMFDCFKKTYIAEGYFGMYKGSGVNILLITPEKAIKLTANDTFRYYLSTGPGQKLPLEREMLAGGLAGACQIIVTTPMELLKIQMQDAGRVAAAAKEAGKVVPKVSALSLTKDLLRKRGILGLYQGTGATALRDVTFSIIYFPLFARLNDVGPKREDGSSVFWCSFLSGCIAGSIAALSVNPFDVVKTRLQVIKKAPGEPTYDGVLDCITKTLKNEGPTAFFKGGACRMIVIAPLFGIAQTIYYLGVAEWLLGLK, encoded by the exons ATGTACAAATCAAT GTTTGACTGCTTTAAGAAGACTTACATTGCCGAAGGCTACTTTGGCATGTATAAAGGATCTGGTGTGAACATTCTTTTAATCACACCAGAAAAGGCAATCAAACTCACTGCCAACGATACATTTCGTTATTACTTATCTACAGGGCCTGG acagaaactgccacTAGAACGTGAAATGCTTGCCGGTGGATTAGCTGGAGCATGTCAAATTATCGTCACAACACCGATGGAACTACTGAAAATCCAAATGCAAGATGCTGGACGAGTAGCGGCAGCAGCAAAGGAag CTGGGAAAGTTGTACCAAAGGTGTCGGCTTTATCATTAACGAAAGATTTATTGCGGAAAAGAGGCATTTTGGGACTTTATCAAGGTACTGGTGCAACAGCGCTTAGAGATGTcacattttctattatttactTCCCACTATTCGCTAGACTGAACGATGTTGGGCCAAAGAGAGAGGATGGTTCCT CCGTATTTTGGTGTTCGTTTTTGTCTGGCTGTATCGCTGGTTCTATAGCTGCATTATCCGTGAATCCGTTTGACGTAGTCAAAACAAGATTGCAAGTAATCAAAAAGGCACCCGGTGAACCAACATACGATGGTGTACTGGACTGCATAAC TAAAACATTGAAGAACGAAGGTCCAACTGCATTCTTCAAAGGTGGAGCGTGCAGAATGATCGTGATAGCACCCCTTTTCGGGATTGCACAAACCATTTACTACCTCGGCGTCGCAGAATGGCTATTGGGTCTTAAATGA